In Mytilus galloprovincialis chromosome 1, xbMytGall1.hap1.1, whole genome shotgun sequence, the following are encoded in one genomic region:
- the LOC143070784 gene encoding fibroblast growth factor receptor 2-like isoform X1 produces the protein MLPLWYGYQFMALVSRKQSMVNLSHPEILTIKNVTKDNAGWYGCLISIPLGRYYQTAWLTVLDEQAEAVDIRSGGTNDKEQIVIYIIGGVASVVVLFLLLLIFICYRRYKRVQSSKYRNVKRVIVMTQNENYHPYKSYDGTQPFVLPSIRIEPGPRRRLSSDLTMMSEYDLPLDKHWEFRRQQLSLGEPLGEGAFGKVFKAETVGLNKAPTTAIAVKMLKEDATDRELTDLMQEMEVMKLIGCHENIINFLGCCTQNDKVYILVTKRVKVAVNRNIYIYYCGNSNTSQSNMAIVYINVDNELTMR, from the exons ATGTTACCACTGTGGTATGGCTATCAATTCATGGCATTAGTGAGCCGAAAG caaTCCATGGTGAATTTAAGTCACCCAGAAATACTGACAATAAAGAATGTAACAAAAGATAATGCTGGATGGTATGGTTGCTTGATTTCTATTCCACTTGGTAGATATTACCAGACTGCCTGGCTAACAGTTTTAG ATGAACAAGCAGAAGCAGTAGACATTAGGTCAGGAGGAACAAACGATAAAGAGCAAATAGTAATCTACATTATCGGTGGTGTCGCATCAGTAGTTGTTCTCTTCCTGTTACTcctgatatttatatgttatagacGTTACAAGAGGGTTCAGTCCAGCAAATATAGAAATGTCAAGAGAGTAATTGTCATGACACAG AATGAGAATTACCATCCATACAAATCTTATGATGGTACACAACCATTTGTTTTACCCTCAATCAGAATTGAACCTGGTCCAAGAAGACGCTTGTCATCTGATTTGACCATGATGTCAGAGTATGATCTCCCTCTGGACAAACACTGGGAATTTAGACGGCAACA gTTATCACTTGGTGAACCTCTTGGGGAAGGAGCATTtggtaaagtttttaaagcagaaaCTGTTGGTTTAAATAAAGCTCCAACAACTGCCATAGCAGTCAAGATGTTGAAGg aggaTGCAACCGATAGAGAATTGACAGATTTAATGCAAGAAATGGAAGTGATGAAATTAATAGGATGCcatgaaaatattattaatttcctgGGATGTTGTACACAAAATG ataaggtgtacatcctagttacaaagcgagttaaagtggctgtgaatcgaaatatatatatatattattgtggaaattccaatacgtcacaaagcaatatggcgattgtttacatcaatgttgacaatgagttgacaatgagatga
- the LOC143070784 gene encoding fibroblast growth factor receptor 2-like isoform X2, with amino-acid sequence MVNLSHPEILTIKNVTKDNAGWYGCLISIPLGRYYQTAWLTVLDEQAEAVDIRSGGTNDKEQIVIYIIGGVASVVVLFLLLLIFICYRRYKRVQSSKYRNVKRVIVMTQNENYHPYKSYDGTQPFVLPSIRIEPGPRRRLSSDLTMMSEYDLPLDKHWEFRRQQLSLGEPLGEGAFGKVFKAETVGLNKAPTTAIAVKMLKEDATDRELTDLMQEMEVMKLIGCHENIINFLGCCTQNDKVYILVTKRVKVAVNRNIYIYYCGNSNTSQSNMAIVYINVDNELTMR; translated from the exons ATGGTGAATTTAAGTCACCCAGAAATACTGACAATAAAGAATGTAACAAAAGATAATGCTGGATGGTATGGTTGCTTGATTTCTATTCCACTTGGTAGATATTACCAGACTGCCTGGCTAACAGTTTTAG ATGAACAAGCAGAAGCAGTAGACATTAGGTCAGGAGGAACAAACGATAAAGAGCAAATAGTAATCTACATTATCGGTGGTGTCGCATCAGTAGTTGTTCTCTTCCTGTTACTcctgatatttatatgttatagacGTTACAAGAGGGTTCAGTCCAGCAAATATAGAAATGTCAAGAGAGTAATTGTCATGACACAG AATGAGAATTACCATCCATACAAATCTTATGATGGTACACAACCATTTGTTTTACCCTCAATCAGAATTGAACCTGGTCCAAGAAGACGCTTGTCATCTGATTTGACCATGATGTCAGAGTATGATCTCCCTCTGGACAAACACTGGGAATTTAGACGGCAACA gTTATCACTTGGTGAACCTCTTGGGGAAGGAGCATTtggtaaagtttttaaagcagaaaCTGTTGGTTTAAATAAAGCTCCAACAACTGCCATAGCAGTCAAGATGTTGAAGg aggaTGCAACCGATAGAGAATTGACAGATTTAATGCAAGAAATGGAAGTGATGAAATTAATAGGATGCcatgaaaatattattaatttcctgGGATGTTGTACACAAAATG ataaggtgtacatcctagttacaaagcgagttaaagtggctgtgaatcgaaatatatatatatattattgtggaaattccaatacgtcacaaagcaatatggcgattgtttacatcaatgttgacaatgagttgacaatgagatga